A region from the Lycium barbarum isolate Lr01 chromosome 8, ASM1917538v2, whole genome shotgun sequence genome encodes:
- the LOC132607705 gene encoding GTP-binding protein YPTM2-like, with protein MVFIDQIRHTTKSQGMFYGAAWRLEVYLWRTLGRSRTRTMEPSPGIIVVYDVTDQESFNNVKQWLSEIDRYASDNVNKLLVGNKCDLTAQKVVSTETAQAFADEIGIPFMETSAKSVTNVEQAFMAMAASIKNRMASQPARAVAVHLERTKLCCLDDDSDVELW; from the exons ATGGTGTTCATCGACCAGATAAGACATACGACAAAGTCTCAAGGGATGTTCTATGGAGCTGCTTGGAGGCTGGAGGTGTACTTGTGGCGTAcactagggcgatcaaggacacgTACGATGGAGCCAAGCCCTGG AATAATTGTGGTTTATGATGTAACCGACCAAGAGAGCTTCAACAATGTCAAGCAATGGTTGAGTGAAATAGACCGATATGCAAGTGATAATGTGAACAAACTTCTTGTTGGAAATAAGTGTGATCTCACAGCACAGAAGGTAGTTTCCACAGAGACAGCTCAGGCTTTTGCTGATGAAATTGGCATACCTTTCATGGAAACAAGTGCAAAAAGTGTCACTAATGTAGAACAGGCTTTCATGGCTATGGCTGCTTCAATCAAGAACAGAATGGCAAGCCAACCGGCAAGAGCGGTTGCTGTTCATCTTGAAAGGACGAAGCTCTGTTGCCTTGATGATGATTCTGATGTGGAGTTGTGGTGA
- the LOC132605963 gene encoding uncharacterized protein LOC132605963 isoform X2, translating into MSSQDKDKSMAEVYDQYVRSNACERVAIQIPQGQSSSGITEETTHEKQWRRPNLFVEIPSKSSDASNQESVHVKMLSTPTPTPKRVNFILTPSPSNSRANTFPSPSSCRGRSSIKNLLPRLSFKLRNTNPDTERATLTDSDTSAMVPQEKVSISRSWSFTKLFTPRVKRTSSLPVTPIDHSNPESASGSISRALTFGTKETQLRISRSLSLPVINKERSTRRVESFFRVIPSTPQGKDGNSAFPTTPPAKVSDDEANGEDIPEEEAVCRICLVELCEGGETLKMECSCKGELALAHQECAYKWFSVKGNRTCDICKQEVRNLPVTLRRIQSANVGSNSLQHFEINGYRVSQELPILVIVSMLAYFCFLEQLLVGTMGTGAIAISVPFSCVLGLLSSLASSTMVNRRFVWVYASIQFVLVVFFAHMFYSLVHVQALLSVLLSTFAGLGVAMCGCSILVEFFRWKRRRQVLLVQQQQNSQPNQTETSSHISHQDYQPDIENPETFSGS; encoded by the exons ATGAGCTCTCAAGACAAGGATAAGTCCATGGCTGAGGTGTATGATCAATATGTGAGAAGTAATGCTTGTGAAAGAGTTGCTATTCAAATTCCTCAG GGTCAAAGTTCCTCGGGGATTACTGAGGAAACTACACATGAAAAACAATGGAGGAGACCAAATCTATTTGTGGAGATACCTTCCAAATCATCGGATGCCTCTAATCAAGAGTCTGTGCATGTTAAAATGCTTTCAACACCAACGCCTACACCAAAAAGGGTGAATTTCATTTTGACGCCTAGTCCTTCTAATTCGAGAGCAAACACGTTTCCTAGTCCCTCCTCATGCAGAGGCAGATCATCCATCAAGAATCTTTTGCCTAGACTGAGCTTCAAATTGCGTAATACAAATCCAGATACAGAAAGGGCAACATTAACAGATTCCGATACTTCGGCAATGGTGCCACAAGAGAAGGTGTCCATATCAAGGTCATGGTCATTCACTAAATTGTTTACACCACGCGTGAAAAGGACATCATCTTTACCCGTTACACCAATTGATCATTCAAATCCAGAGTCTGCTAGTGGAAGTATCAGCAGAGCTTTGACATTTGGT ACAAAAGAAACACAACTACGCATTTCTCGATCACTTTCTCTACCGGTCATTAACAAAGAACGAAGCACTAGGAGAGTTGAATCATTCTTTCGAGTCATTCCTTCAACCCCTCAAGGAAAGGATGGGAACTCCGCATTTCCAACTACACCTCCAGCCAAAGTATCTG ATGATGAGGCAAATGGTGAAGATATACCTGAAGAGGAAGCTGTTTGTCGAATTTGCCTGGTTGAATTGTGTGAAGGTGGGGAGACACTCAAGATGGAATGCAGCTGCAAAGGTGAACTTGCTTTGGCTCACCAAGAATGTGCTTATAAATGGTTCAGTGTAAAAGGTAACAGAACATGTGACATTTGCAAGCAAGAAGTTCGAAACCTGCCTGTCACACTTCGGCGCATTCAAAGTGCGAATGTCGGATCCAATAGTTTGCAGCACTTTGAAATAAATGGATACAG GGTATCACAGGAACTACCTATTCTTGTCATCGTCAGCATGCTAGCCTACTTTTGCTTTCTTGAGCAACTTCTG GTCGGAACAATGGGTACAGGTGCAATAGCTATATCAGTTCCCTTTTCTTGTGTACTAGGTTTGCTTTCGTCTTTGGCATCTTCGACCATGG TGAATAGAAGGTTTGTTTGGGTTTATGCATCCATTCAGTTCGTCCTCGTGGTATTCTTTGCTCATATGTTCTACTCCCTG GTTCATGTACAAGCTCTTCTTTCAGTTCTTCTCTCAACATTTGCTGGCTTGGGGGTTGCAATGTGTGGATGTTCCATACTTGTCGAGTTCTTCAGATGGAAAAGGCGGCGACAAGTCTTGTTAGTCCAACAGCAACAGAATTCCCAGCCGAATCAAACAGAAACATCATCCCACATAAGTCATCAAGATTATCAACCGGATATAGAAAATCCGGAGACATTTAGTGGGAGCTAG
- the LOC132605963 gene encoding uncharacterized protein LOC132605963 isoform X3, with the protein MSSQDKDKSMAEVYDQYVRSNACERVAIQIPQGQSSSGITEETTHEKQWRRPNLFVEIPSKSSDASNQESVHVKMLSTPTPTPKRVNFILTPSPSNSRANTFPSPSSCRGRSSIKNLLPRLSFKLRNTNPDTERATLTDSDTSAMVPQEKVSISRSWSFTKLFTPRVKRTSSLPVTPIDHSNPESASGSISRALTFGTKETQLRISRSLSLPVINKERSTRRVESFFRVIPSTPQGKDGNSAFPTTPPAKVSEDDEANGEDIPEEEAVCRICLVELCEGGETLKMECSCKGELALAHQECAYKWFSVKGNRTCDICKQEVRNLPVTLRRIQSANVGSNSLQHFEINGYRVSQELPILVIVSMLAYFCFLEQLLVGTMGTGAIAISVPFSCVLGLLSSLASSTMGSCTSSSFSSSLNICWLGGCNVWMFHTCRVLQMEKAATSLVSPTATEFPAESNRNIIPHKSSRLSTGYRKSGDI; encoded by the exons ATGAGCTCTCAAGACAAGGATAAGTCCATGGCTGAGGTGTATGATCAATATGTGAGAAGTAATGCTTGTGAAAGAGTTGCTATTCAAATTCCTCAG GGTCAAAGTTCCTCGGGGATTACTGAGGAAACTACACATGAAAAACAATGGAGGAGACCAAATCTATTTGTGGAGATACCTTCCAAATCATCGGATGCCTCTAATCAAGAGTCTGTGCATGTTAAAATGCTTTCAACACCAACGCCTACACCAAAAAGGGTGAATTTCATTTTGACGCCTAGTCCTTCTAATTCGAGAGCAAACACGTTTCCTAGTCCCTCCTCATGCAGAGGCAGATCATCCATCAAGAATCTTTTGCCTAGACTGAGCTTCAAATTGCGTAATACAAATCCAGATACAGAAAGGGCAACATTAACAGATTCCGATACTTCGGCAATGGTGCCACAAGAGAAGGTGTCCATATCAAGGTCATGGTCATTCACTAAATTGTTTACACCACGCGTGAAAAGGACATCATCTTTACCCGTTACACCAATTGATCATTCAAATCCAGAGTCTGCTAGTGGAAGTATCAGCAGAGCTTTGACATTTGGT ACAAAAGAAACACAACTACGCATTTCTCGATCACTTTCTCTACCGGTCATTAACAAAGAACGAAGCACTAGGAGAGTTGAATCATTCTTTCGAGTCATTCCTTCAACCCCTCAAGGAAAGGATGGGAACTCCGCATTTCCAACTACACCTCCAGCCAAAGTATCTG AAGATGATGAGGCAAATGGTGAAGATATACCTGAAGAGGAAGCTGTTTGTCGAATTTGCCTGGTTGAATTGTGTGAAGGTGGGGAGACACTCAAGATGGAATGCAGCTGCAAAGGTGAACTTGCTTTGGCTCACCAAGAATGTGCTTATAAATGGTTCAGTGTAAAAGGTAACAGAACATGTGACATTTGCAAGCAAGAAGTTCGAAACCTGCCTGTCACACTTCGGCGCATTCAAAGTGCGAATGTCGGATCCAATAGTTTGCAGCACTTTGAAATAAATGGATACAG GGTATCACAGGAACTACCTATTCTTGTCATCGTCAGCATGCTAGCCTACTTTTGCTTTCTTGAGCAACTTCTG GTCGGAACAATGGGTACAGGTGCAATAGCTATATCAGTTCCCTTTTCTTGTGTACTAGGTTTGCTTTCGTCTTTGGCATCTTCGACCATGG GTTCATGTACAAGCTCTTCTTTCAGTTCTTCTCTCAACATTTGCTGGCTTGGGGGTTGCAATGTGTGGATGTTCCATACTTGTCGAGTTCTTCAGATGGAAAAGGCGGCGACAAGTCTTGTTAGTCCAACAGCAACAGAATTCCCAGCCGAATCAAACAGAAACATCATCCCACATAAGTCATCAAGATTATCAACCGGATATAGAAAATCCGGAGACATTTAG
- the LOC132605963 gene encoding uncharacterized protein LOC132605963 isoform X1 yields the protein MSSQDKDKSMAEVYDQYVRSNACERVAIQIPQGQSSSGITEETTHEKQWRRPNLFVEIPSKSSDASNQESVHVKMLSTPTPTPKRVNFILTPSPSNSRANTFPSPSSCRGRSSIKNLLPRLSFKLRNTNPDTERATLTDSDTSAMVPQEKVSISRSWSFTKLFTPRVKRTSSLPVTPIDHSNPESASGSISRALTFGTKETQLRISRSLSLPVINKERSTRRVESFFRVIPSTPQGKDGNSAFPTTPPAKVSEDDEANGEDIPEEEAVCRICLVELCEGGETLKMECSCKGELALAHQECAYKWFSVKGNRTCDICKQEVRNLPVTLRRIQSANVGSNSLQHFEINGYRVSQELPILVIVSMLAYFCFLEQLLVGTMGTGAIAISVPFSCVLGLLSSLASSTMVNRRFVWVYASIQFVLVVFFAHMFYSLVHVQALLSVLLSTFAGLGVAMCGCSILVEFFRWKRRRQVLLVQQQQNSQPNQTETSSHISHQDYQPDIENPETFSGS from the exons ATGAGCTCTCAAGACAAGGATAAGTCCATGGCTGAGGTGTATGATCAATATGTGAGAAGTAATGCTTGTGAAAGAGTTGCTATTCAAATTCCTCAG GGTCAAAGTTCCTCGGGGATTACTGAGGAAACTACACATGAAAAACAATGGAGGAGACCAAATCTATTTGTGGAGATACCTTCCAAATCATCGGATGCCTCTAATCAAGAGTCTGTGCATGTTAAAATGCTTTCAACACCAACGCCTACACCAAAAAGGGTGAATTTCATTTTGACGCCTAGTCCTTCTAATTCGAGAGCAAACACGTTTCCTAGTCCCTCCTCATGCAGAGGCAGATCATCCATCAAGAATCTTTTGCCTAGACTGAGCTTCAAATTGCGTAATACAAATCCAGATACAGAAAGGGCAACATTAACAGATTCCGATACTTCGGCAATGGTGCCACAAGAGAAGGTGTCCATATCAAGGTCATGGTCATTCACTAAATTGTTTACACCACGCGTGAAAAGGACATCATCTTTACCCGTTACACCAATTGATCATTCAAATCCAGAGTCTGCTAGTGGAAGTATCAGCAGAGCTTTGACATTTGGT ACAAAAGAAACACAACTACGCATTTCTCGATCACTTTCTCTACCGGTCATTAACAAAGAACGAAGCACTAGGAGAGTTGAATCATTCTTTCGAGTCATTCCTTCAACCCCTCAAGGAAAGGATGGGAACTCCGCATTTCCAACTACACCTCCAGCCAAAGTATCTG AAGATGATGAGGCAAATGGTGAAGATATACCTGAAGAGGAAGCTGTTTGTCGAATTTGCCTGGTTGAATTGTGTGAAGGTGGGGAGACACTCAAGATGGAATGCAGCTGCAAAGGTGAACTTGCTTTGGCTCACCAAGAATGTGCTTATAAATGGTTCAGTGTAAAAGGTAACAGAACATGTGACATTTGCAAGCAAGAAGTTCGAAACCTGCCTGTCACACTTCGGCGCATTCAAAGTGCGAATGTCGGATCCAATAGTTTGCAGCACTTTGAAATAAATGGATACAG GGTATCACAGGAACTACCTATTCTTGTCATCGTCAGCATGCTAGCCTACTTTTGCTTTCTTGAGCAACTTCTG GTCGGAACAATGGGTACAGGTGCAATAGCTATATCAGTTCCCTTTTCTTGTGTACTAGGTTTGCTTTCGTCTTTGGCATCTTCGACCATGG TGAATAGAAGGTTTGTTTGGGTTTATGCATCCATTCAGTTCGTCCTCGTGGTATTCTTTGCTCATATGTTCTACTCCCTG GTTCATGTACAAGCTCTTCTTTCAGTTCTTCTCTCAACATTTGCTGGCTTGGGGGTTGCAATGTGTGGATGTTCCATACTTGTCGAGTTCTTCAGATGGAAAAGGCGGCGACAAGTCTTGTTAGTCCAACAGCAACAGAATTCCCAGCCGAATCAAACAGAAACATCATCCCACATAAGTCATCAAGATTATCAACCGGATATAGAAAATCCGGAGACATTTAGTGGGAGCTAG
- the LOC132605963 gene encoding uncharacterized protein LOC132605963 isoform X4 — translation MLSTPTPTPKRVNFILTPSPSNSRANTFPSPSSCRGRSSIKNLLPRLSFKLRNTNPDTERATLTDSDTSAMVPQEKVSISRSWSFTKLFTPRVKRTSSLPVTPIDHSNPESASGSISRALTFGTKETQLRISRSLSLPVINKERSTRRVESFFRVIPSTPQGKDGNSAFPTTPPAKVSEDDEANGEDIPEEEAVCRICLVELCEGGETLKMECSCKGELALAHQECAYKWFSVKGNRTCDICKQEVRNLPVTLRRIQSANVGSNSLQHFEINGYRVSQELPILVIVSMLAYFCFLEQLLVGTMGTGAIAISVPFSCVLGLLSSLASSTMVNRRFVWVYASIQFVLVVFFAHMFYSLVHVQALLSVLLSTFAGLGVAMCGCSILVEFFRWKRRRQVLLVQQQQNSQPNQTETSSHISHQDYQPDIENPETFSGS, via the exons ATGCTTTCAACACCAACGCCTACACCAAAAAGGGTGAATTTCATTTTGACGCCTAGTCCTTCTAATTCGAGAGCAAACACGTTTCCTAGTCCCTCCTCATGCAGAGGCAGATCATCCATCAAGAATCTTTTGCCTAGACTGAGCTTCAAATTGCGTAATACAAATCCAGATACAGAAAGGGCAACATTAACAGATTCCGATACTTCGGCAATGGTGCCACAAGAGAAGGTGTCCATATCAAGGTCATGGTCATTCACTAAATTGTTTACACCACGCGTGAAAAGGACATCATCTTTACCCGTTACACCAATTGATCATTCAAATCCAGAGTCTGCTAGTGGAAGTATCAGCAGAGCTTTGACATTTGGT ACAAAAGAAACACAACTACGCATTTCTCGATCACTTTCTCTACCGGTCATTAACAAAGAACGAAGCACTAGGAGAGTTGAATCATTCTTTCGAGTCATTCCTTCAACCCCTCAAGGAAAGGATGGGAACTCCGCATTTCCAACTACACCTCCAGCCAAAGTATCTG AAGATGATGAGGCAAATGGTGAAGATATACCTGAAGAGGAAGCTGTTTGTCGAATTTGCCTGGTTGAATTGTGTGAAGGTGGGGAGACACTCAAGATGGAATGCAGCTGCAAAGGTGAACTTGCTTTGGCTCACCAAGAATGTGCTTATAAATGGTTCAGTGTAAAAGGTAACAGAACATGTGACATTTGCAAGCAAGAAGTTCGAAACCTGCCTGTCACACTTCGGCGCATTCAAAGTGCGAATGTCGGATCCAATAGTTTGCAGCACTTTGAAATAAATGGATACAG GGTATCACAGGAACTACCTATTCTTGTCATCGTCAGCATGCTAGCCTACTTTTGCTTTCTTGAGCAACTTCTG GTCGGAACAATGGGTACAGGTGCAATAGCTATATCAGTTCCCTTTTCTTGTGTACTAGGTTTGCTTTCGTCTTTGGCATCTTCGACCATGG TGAATAGAAGGTTTGTTTGGGTTTATGCATCCATTCAGTTCGTCCTCGTGGTATTCTTTGCTCATATGTTCTACTCCCTG GTTCATGTACAAGCTCTTCTTTCAGTTCTTCTCTCAACATTTGCTGGCTTGGGGGTTGCAATGTGTGGATGTTCCATACTTGTCGAGTTCTTCAGATGGAAAAGGCGGCGACAAGTCTTGTTAGTCCAACAGCAACAGAATTCCCAGCCGAATCAAACAGAAACATCATCCCACATAAGTCATCAAGATTATCAACCGGATATAGAAAATCCGGAGACATTTAGTGGGAGCTAG